GATCTTGCTCCTCCTGTTAATCCATGAAGAAGTTTAGTTAGAGAGAATTTATTGTCCACGATAAACATGTTGGTATCTTTTCTAAATAAGCTCACCAGGATTGTAATCAATATGCCGTAAATTGCCGTTCTTTCAATACTAAATCCTTCAAACAAGAAATAAATGATCACGAATATAGGAAGCAATAAATAGATTTTTTTGAAAGTTTCTTTCCTATCTGGGATTTCCTCTTCTGATAATCCATGAAGCCCTAATCTTTTAGCTTCAAGGTGTGTCATAATCCAAATTCCTGCAAAATAAAGTAAAGCAGGAATGGTTGCTGCTTTAGCAATCTCCCAGTATCCAACCCCAGCAAATTCTATCATTAAGAAGGCAGCAGCACCCATAATTGGTGGCATTATTTGCCCTCCTGTAGAAGAAGCAGCTTCAACAGCTCCTGCAAAGTTTCGCTTGTAGCCTAGCTTTTTCATCATAGGAATAGTATATGAGCCCGTTGTTACTGTATTTGCAACAGAGCTACCAGATATCGTTCCATTTAGTGCACTGGAGAAGATAGCTACTTTTGCAGGTCCACCTACTCGTTTTCCAGCTATAGCAATAGCCAAATCATTAAAGTAAGCGCCAATTCCAGTTTGGACAAGAAAAGCACCAAATAATAGGAATAAGAAAATGTAAGTAGAAGATACTTGCAAAGGTGTTCCCAGAATACCTTCTGTTGTAAAGAACATCGTATTCACAATTTGGTTTAAACTTAAGCCCCTATGTGCCAACGTTCCTGGCATATATGGTCCATAGTATGCATAGAGCAGGAACAAAATCGCTATAATGGTTATCGGCAGACCTACAGCTCTTCTTGCGGCTTCAAGAACAAGAAGTATAGCAATGCCCCCAATTAGCAATTGTGCCTCAGTGATTCCTCCAATTTGTTGAACAATGGTATCATAGTATACTGGCCAATAGCCAGTCACAATAATAGATAGAATAACCAGGACCCAATCATACCAAGGAACACTTGCTAAAAAAACCGATGATTAATGCAAGAAGGATCCTGTATATAGCAAAAGGAGCTAATTTGATTTTATTAATAAGCTTTAGGAAAAACCTTATAGAAAGGAGTGCAAATATAAAGGAACTAATGAAACCTGCTATAAAAAACGGCAAGGCATCCATTGAAAAATACTCCCAATTTTTAAACAAAGAGAGGGCGCTTGCCCCAAACATGATAGGCACTGCCATAATAAACGTAAAATCCGCCGCTGCTCTATGGCTCATCCCTAAAATGACACCACCAGAAATAGTTGATCCCGACCTTGAAAATCCTGGCCATAAAGCAAAACATTGAAACAAACCAATCGTAAATGCTTGTTTATAACTAATTTGATCAACAGTCTGTATCTTTTGGTGACCTTTTGAGATTTTATCAGCTATTAACATCAAAATAGCGCCAATTACTAGTCCTATTAAAACGGTTGTTGTAGAAAAAAGATACTCATCTATCACATCTTCAAACAAAACACCTAGGATACCAGCTGGCAGAAGTCCGACAATGACTTGAGAGAGTTTTAATCTAGGCTCAGCGTTTTCCTCTTTCTTTTTTCCGATTCCTAACAAATCCATAAAGCGACCCCAAAATATAATTACTACCGCTAAAATAGATCCTAGCTGAATAACAACTTTAAAGGTATTTGCAACATAC
This DNA window, taken from Bacillaceae bacterium S4-13-56, encodes the following:
- a CDS encoding undecaprenyl-diphosphate phosphatase, with the protein product MDLSLWKAIILGLVEGLTEFAPVSSTGHMIIVDDMWLQSEDFLTKYVANTFKVVIQLGSILAVVIIFWGRFMDLLGIGKKKEENAEPRLKLSQVIVGLLPAGILGVLFEDVIDEYLFSTTTVLIGLVIGAILMLIADKISKGHQKIQTVDQISYKQAFTIGLFQCFALWPGFSRSGSTISGGVILGMSHRAAADFTFIMAVPIMFGASALSLFKNWEYFSMDALPFFIAGFISSFIFALLSIRFFLKLINKIKLAPFAIYRILLALIIGFFSKCSLV
- a CDS encoding TRAP transporter permease, translating into MTGYWPVYYDTIVQQIGGITEAQLLIGGIAILLVLEAARRAVGLPITIIAILFLLYAYYGPYMPGTLAHRGLSLNQIVNTMFFTTEGILGTPLQVSSTYIFLFLLFGAFLVQTGIGAYFNDLAIAIAGKRVGGPAKVAIFSSALNGTISGSSVANTVTTGSYTIPMMKKLGYKRNFAGAVEAASSTGGQIMPPIMGAAAFLMIEFAGVGYWEIAKAATIPALLYFAGIWIMTHLEAKRLGLHGLSEEEIPDRKETFKKIYLLLPIFVIIYFLFEGFSIERTAIYGILITILVSLFRKDTNMFIVDNKFSLTKLLHGLTGGARSALGVAAATACAGIIVGVVTKTGLGLKLGNSLVDFAHAITNSPTGLLFLTLFFTMITSIILGMGSPTTANYIITSTIALPAILALNTEFQFAIPILAAHMFVFYFGIVADITPPVALAAFAATAISGGEPIRTGLNASKLAIAAYIIPYMFVLSPELLMIDVTASGVIFLLFTAILGMIAIGAGMIGYWYRKLNWVERIITIITGLMLIYPEGNSDLIGIGAFAILFVLQILSQKKKESGVQKEATE